One genomic segment of Desulfocapsa sulfexigens DSM 10523 includes these proteins:
- a CDS encoding paraquat-inducible protein A, with translation MMPFKATAMKAGLMSCHDCGKLLKTRETVKNEVLTCPRCNAEIHFRKPHSLTRVWALIITSILLFIPANLLPIMRVNFLGTMESSTIMDGIVYFFHEDEYFIGLIIFTASVLVPTFKIIGMIIILLSIHFKWKRGLRHKIAMFRFIEFIGRWSMLDIFVIALMSTLVSFGGFTSTIAAPAVTYFSAVVVCTMSAALTFDSRLLWDAN, from the coding sequence ATGATGCCATTTAAAGCCACTGCCATGAAAGCCGGACTGATGTCCTGTCACGACTGCGGAAAGTTACTCAAGACCAGAGAAACTGTAAAAAACGAAGTTCTCACCTGTCCCAGATGTAATGCTGAAATCCATTTCCGCAAACCACACTCCTTAACGCGGGTATGGGCCCTGATCATCACCTCCATACTCCTCTTCATCCCGGCAAACCTGCTACCTATCATGCGAGTTAATTTCCTGGGTACCATGGAATCCTCCACCATAATGGACGGTATCGTCTACTTTTTTCACGAGGATGAATATTTTATTGGACTTATCATTTTTACTGCCTCCGTGCTGGTGCCTACCTTTAAGATCATTGGCATGATTATTATCCTGCTCTCAATACACTTTAAGTGGAAAAGAGGATTGCGACACAAGATTGCCATGTTTCGTTTCATAGAATTTATCGGCCGCTGGTCCATGCTCGACATTTTTGTCATCGCCCTTATGTCAACGCTGGTAAGCTTTGGAGGGTTCACCTCAACCATTGCCGCTCCCGCTGTAACATATTTTTCCGCCGTTGTGGTTTGTACCATGAGTGCAGCTCTCACATTTGACTCGCGTCTCCTCTGGGATGCCAATTAG
- a CDS encoding paraquat-inducible protein A produces MTATTTIIACPGCDLLLKKIEAHPGKKLFCPRCNTVLLHKKVNSITKVLAISISGLLAYIPAIFLPLLTLHSMGMSQNGSIFDAFLSFYHQKYYFVAVLVFITSVFFPLLNLSLLFSVSLQLKTQRYSRSLPFLFRTALHMDEWGMPDVYLIALLVSIIKIISVASIDYNIGFFCFVFLVFMTRASTSALDPDTFWKNIEQIRSDSSRDMDDAI; encoded by the coding sequence ATGACTGCAACCACTACTATTATAGCCTGTCCCGGATGTGATCTGCTTCTTAAAAAGATTGAAGCCCACCCCGGTAAGAAACTCTTTTGTCCCCGTTGCAACACTGTACTCCTTCATAAAAAAGTAAATTCAATCACCAAAGTACTTGCTATCAGTATCAGTGGCCTTCTTGCCTATATACCAGCTATCTTCCTGCCTCTTCTTACCTTACACTCAATGGGAATGTCTCAAAATGGCTCCATTTTTGATGCTTTCCTGAGCTTTTACCATCAAAAATACTATTTTGTAGCCGTTCTCGTTTTTATCACTTCCGTTTTTTTTCCGCTCCTGAATCTAAGCCTGCTTTTTTCCGTTTCCCTGCAATTAAAGACACAGCGCTATAGCCGTTCACTCCCCTTTCTTTTCCGTACAGCTCTTCACATGGATGAATGGGGTATGCCCGATGTCTATCTCATTGCACTCCTTGTCAGTATTATCAAGATCATCAGCGTTGCCAGCATTGACTACAACATTGGCTTCTTCTGTTTTGTTTTTCTAGTTTTTATGACCCGTGCATCTACCTCAGCTTTGGATCCCGACACATTCTGGAAAAATATCGAACAAATCAGATCCGATTCCAGCCGGGATATGGATGATGCCATTTAA
- a CDS encoding YkgJ family cysteine cluster protein, with the protein MIIQQTSCKQCGICCTKGGPALHGADIDLLRQGSIPRKNLITIRKGEFAYNPVAEMVQATQSEIVKLKGSGGDWTCCYYDPESQGCSIYDNRPLACVILQCWNPDATLALVEKDLLSRLDIVSGDKFLVKLITEYELACPLPDCEKLSIDLQNNSESMIANLEDLVNRDLQFRNNVVAGSDTVLDEEMFLFGRPLFQIVQSFGLLVSQYENRLRLKMKKL; encoded by the coding sequence ATGATTATACAACAGACAAGCTGTAAACAGTGTGGAATTTGCTGCACTAAAGGAGGGCCGGCACTCCACGGGGCGGATATTGATCTCTTGCGGCAGGGATCTATTCCACGAAAGAATCTTATCACCATCCGCAAGGGCGAGTTTGCCTATAATCCTGTCGCAGAGATGGTGCAGGCTACTCAGTCTGAAATTGTGAAATTGAAAGGTAGTGGGGGAGATTGGACCTGCTGCTATTATGATCCTGAATCACAAGGTTGTAGCATCTACGATAATAGACCTCTGGCCTGTGTAATTCTGCAGTGCTGGAATCCTGATGCAACTCTTGCCCTTGTTGAGAAAGATCTCCTTAGCCGCCTCGATATAGTATCAGGTGACAAGTTTCTAGTGAAATTGATAACAGAGTATGAACTTGCCTGTCCCTTACCCGATTGTGAAAAACTTTCCATTGACCTGCAAAATAACTCTGAATCAATGATTGCAAATCTTGAAGATCTTGTGAATCGTGATCTTCAGTTCCGGAATAATGTTGTTGCCGGGTCGGATACAGTTTTAGACGAGGAGATGTTCCTCTTTGGCAGGCCATTGTTTCAAATAGTTCAGTCCTTTGGTTTACTGGTTTCTCAATATGAAAACCGTCTACGCTTGAAAATGAAGAAATTATAG
- a CDS encoding ATP-binding protein — MKIMRKIIEIDEELCNGCGLCVPDCAEGSLVIIDGKAKMVSDKLCDGLGACLGSCPTGALKIIEREAEDFDEEAVEEHLAKQRAAVDKPKTSGCPSARLQTFTPQTPCQTANKPIAMAAGGGASSLTHWPVQIRLIPPTAPFLQGADLLVAADCCAVSAPNFQLDYLTGKVVMMGCPKFDDAESYVQKFSEIIATCNLNSLTILIMEVPCCSSMNGIISQAIERAGKSVPVEQVTLSTQGAVIDRKNW; from the coding sequence ATGAAAATTATGCGAAAAATTATTGAAATCGATGAAGAACTTTGCAATGGTTGCGGTCTCTGTGTTCCTGACTGTGCGGAGGGTTCTCTTGTTATTATTGACGGAAAAGCAAAGATGGTCTCGGATAAGCTTTGTGACGGTCTTGGTGCCTGTCTTGGATCATGCCCCACCGGCGCACTCAAAATCATCGAGCGTGAAGCTGAAGACTTTGATGAGGAGGCGGTTGAAGAACATCTGGCTAAACAGAGAGCTGCTGTAGATAAACCAAAGACTTCAGGATGTCCTTCCGCGCGGTTGCAGACCTTTACCCCCCAGACGCCATGCCAGACAGCCAACAAACCCATAGCAATGGCTGCTGGAGGTGGTGCCTCATCACTTACCCACTGGCCGGTACAGATTCGCCTCATACCTCCCACAGCTCCATTCCTTCAGGGTGCAGATTTATTGGTTGCCGCCGATTGCTGCGCCGTTTCCGCTCCAAATTTTCAGCTGGATTACCTCACCGGAAAAGTTGTAATGATGGGTTGTCCTAAATTTGACGATGCAGAGAGCTATGTTCAGAAATTCAGTGAAATCATTGCCACCTGTAATCTCAACAGCCTCACCATTCTTATTATGGAAGTTCCCTGCTGTTCATCTATGAACGGTATCATCAGCCAGGCCATAGAGCGTGCAGGAAAAAGCGTTCCTGTTGAACAAGTCACTCTCTCCACCCAGGGTGCCGTAATAGATCGTAAAAACTGGTAA
- a CDS encoding cation:proton antiporter family protein: MDIIMIVVAFVLGFFVKQMGLPPLLGFLAAGFVLNAFGFQGGENLHQLADAGVLLLLFTIGLKVRVKSLFGPEIWAVASIHMIVTVVTLGSFIYLLSYTALSAFAGIDWQVSLLIAFALSFSSTVFTVKVMEEKGEMNSKHGRIAIGILIIQDFFAVIFLTFSSGKIPSPWAVCLIVLLLLRKPILALLTRSGHGELLVLLGLIIPIAGANLFELVGLKPDLGALLIGMLLAGHPKTSELAKAILNFKDFLLVGFFLTIGLSGLPNLATLSVAALLVLVIPVKVALFYLLLTRFKLRARTSTLSSLSLATYSEFGLIIGALGASKGWLSNEWLVIFALSLSLTFILASPLNNASYAIYSRLHQLLRHFETEERLPDDKVVSVGDVDGIVFGMGRIGEAAYESLSKRYGKRVIGVDYDIERVNEHKAAGSNVIQADATDHDFWERIQIQGSTIKMVMLAMPNFEANLYAARRIHGAYPEINIAAIVAFDDQIDVLREAGVDMVFNVHKEAGTGFADHVCAKMQQGEIAHPQILS, from the coding sequence ATGGACATAATAATGATTGTGGTAGCCTTTGTTCTCGGTTTTTTTGTGAAACAGATGGGGCTACCGCCACTGCTTGGCTTTCTTGCTGCAGGTTTTGTTTTGAACGCTTTTGGCTTTCAGGGAGGGGAAAATCTTCATCAGCTTGCTGATGCCGGAGTTCTTCTCCTTTTGTTCACTATAGGGCTGAAAGTTCGGGTAAAGAGTCTGTTTGGGCCTGAAATATGGGCTGTCGCCTCGATCCACATGATTGTAACGGTGGTTACTCTTGGCTCTTTTATTTATCTCCTTTCGTATACAGCACTTTCCGCCTTTGCAGGAATTGACTGGCAAGTCTCGCTTTTAATAGCCTTTGCGCTTAGCTTTTCCTCCACGGTTTTTACCGTAAAGGTAATGGAAGAAAAAGGTGAGATGAACTCCAAGCATGGAAGAATTGCAATTGGTATTCTTATTATTCAGGATTTTTTTGCCGTTATTTTTCTAACGTTTTCAAGTGGCAAAATACCCTCACCCTGGGCAGTGTGCCTGATTGTCTTACTTCTTTTGAGAAAACCAATTCTTGCTCTATTGACTCGTAGTGGTCATGGTGAGTTGTTGGTTCTCCTTGGACTCATTATTCCAATTGCCGGTGCAAACCTTTTTGAGCTTGTCGGGCTCAAACCCGATCTTGGTGCCCTCCTGATTGGAATGCTCCTTGCCGGTCATCCGAAAACCAGTGAGCTTGCAAAAGCGATTCTGAATTTTAAAGATTTCCTCTTGGTTGGTTTTTTTCTGACCATTGGCCTTTCAGGTCTGCCGAATCTGGCAACTCTTAGTGTTGCTGCGCTCCTAGTCCTTGTCATACCGGTGAAGGTAGCTTTGTTTTATCTTCTCTTGACCCGATTTAAGCTACGAGCACGGACGTCCACCCTTTCTTCCCTGAGCCTTGCAACATACTCGGAATTCGGCCTTATAATCGGGGCACTTGGTGCGTCAAAAGGATGGCTGAGCAATGAGTGGCTAGTGATTTTTGCTCTCTCGCTATCTCTCACGTTTATACTGGCTTCACCTCTCAATAACGCCTCTTACGCGATCTACAGCCGGCTTCATCAACTTCTGCGGCACTTTGAAACAGAGGAACGTTTGCCTGATGATAAGGTCGTCTCAGTGGGAGATGTTGACGGGATTGTCTTTGGAATGGGACGAATAGGTGAAGCAGCCTATGAGAGCCTGAGCAAACGTTATGGAAAAAGAGTGATTGGAGTGGATTATGATATTGAAAGGGTAAATGAACATAAAGCTGCTGGATCAAATGTTATTCAGGCCGATGCCACGGATCATGATTTTTGGGAACGTATTCAGATTCAAGGTAGTACGATTAAGATGGTGATGCTTGCAATGCCAAATTTTGAGGCAAATCTCTATGCCGCGAGGCGGATTCATGGCGCATATCCGGAAATAAATATTGCCGCCATAGTTGCATTTGATGACCAGATTGATGTCCTTCGTGAAGCAGGTGTGGATATGGTTTTTAATGTCCATAAGGAAGCTGGAACTGGTTTTGCGGATCATGTCTGCGCTAAGATGCAACAAGGTGAGATCGCACATCCTCAAATTCTTTCCTGA
- a CDS encoding thioredoxin family protein, translated as MQKYIVLFALLFFVTSCSNDEQPENVSHPVTTATQSTTSASAPSATRQLASHKLVFFLDPNGGPCRLQVSILNDMATELRGKVDIQYVQTVVPADRALFSQYGIRALPTLLLADASGKEIKRMTPGVKQADDIRLLLQSIPQL; from the coding sequence ATGCAAAAATATATTGTTTTGTTCGCATTGCTCTTTTTCGTAACCTCCTGTTCTAACGATGAACAGCCAGAAAACGTTTCACATCCCGTCACAACTGCAACACAAAGTACCACGTCTGCCAGCGCTCCTTCAGCAACTCGCCAGCTGGCATCCCATAAACTGGTTTTCTTTTTGGATCCCAATGGAGGACCATGTCGTTTACAGGTGTCCATCCTCAATGACATGGCCACGGAACTCCGTGGAAAGGTGGATATTCAATATGTACAGACGGTGGTTCCTGCTGATAGGGCTCTTTTTTCACAGTATGGTATTCGTGCACTTCCTACCCTGCTCCTTGCCGACGCCAGTGGCAAAGAAATTAAGCGAATGACTCCAGGTGTAAAACAGGCTGACGATATCCGTCTTCTGCTTCAATCCATTCCTCAATTATAA
- a CDS encoding cytochrome c biogenesis CcdA family protein, translated as MPLDLSVTTLLMVTVAGVASIASPCVLPMVPIIVTGTSDDHKYRPLLIVTGLSISFIIMGVLTSLFAGAVAGVMPVVEKVVGVIIILFGFSMLFGINVFKKFTFFYKAQQFQSKGTFSGLILGMTLGVIWIPCVGPMLSGVLALVATQGKLASGLILLAFYSLGFAIPMLLAGYASQTIRHRIRAVNSHPVAVRLVSGLLLIIFGYFILTAGMLAIGSSFS; from the coding sequence ATGCCTCTAGACCTCAGTGTAACAACCCTTTTAATGGTGACTGTTGCAGGTGTTGCCTCCATAGCTTCCCCCTGTGTATTGCCCATGGTTCCCATCATTGTAACGGGAACCAGTGACGACCATAAATATAGGCCCTTACTTATTGTTACCGGACTTAGTATCAGCTTTATTATCATGGGAGTTCTCACCTCCCTTTTTGCTGGGGCTGTGGCAGGAGTGATGCCAGTCGTCGAAAAAGTTGTTGGTGTTATAATTATTCTTTTTGGGTTCTCAATGCTTTTTGGCATAAATGTTTTTAAAAAATTCACTTTCTTTTACAAAGCGCAGCAGTTTCAGAGCAAGGGAACATTTTCAGGACTGATTTTAGGAATGACACTTGGTGTGATTTGGATTCCCTGTGTAGGGCCCATGCTTTCAGGAGTCCTGGCACTGGTGGCAACGCAGGGGAAACTTGCTTCAGGCCTGATACTGCTTGCTTTTTATTCCCTGGGCTTTGCTATTCCCATGTTACTGGCAGGCTACGCTTCACAGACTATTCGACACAGGATTCGTGCGGTTAACAGTCACCCAGTGGCTGTTCGTCTGGTGAGTGGTTTGCTGCTTATCATTTTTGGTTATTTTATTCTTACAGCTGGTATGCTGGCGATTGGGAGTTCTTTTAGCTGA
- a CDS encoding PD40 domain-containing protein: MRYRQSDSMPFLKPGTLITAIIFLFMGIFFGPSYSHAATETALVDKLIGKIVYQRPDGIYMITVGEKSPQHLLNYGTNPRWSPNGKQIAFVHGNAILILTVKDGTVKQLATASKAKALCFFPDGKSVIFTDDKLLRRVDIKSRKIKTLLQGEQFYEVDIAKDGKRLTATVRGLTGFKVRIYDLQSNSNHTVSRGCSASISPDGSKVTVNGGKHRILHIHQWDSLKKIGQIHAPTGKQFDNQLWSNSPQWLVSTTEGKRRDLFLHHINSDSSFQITTSGDCDRGDLYVSRMLP, from the coding sequence ATGAGATATAGACAATCTGATTCGATGCCATTTTTAAAACCGGGAACGCTCATCACCGCTATTATATTTCTTTTTATGGGAATTTTTTTTGGCCCTTCGTATTCCCATGCTGCCACTGAAACAGCACTTGTTGATAAATTAATCGGTAAAATAGTTTACCAACGCCCCGATGGAATATACATGATTACAGTAGGGGAAAAATCTCCTCAGCATCTTTTGAATTATGGAACAAATCCTCGCTGGTCCCCGAATGGAAAACAGATCGCTTTTGTACACGGCAATGCGATTTTGATTCTCACAGTAAAGGATGGCACGGTAAAACAACTTGCAACAGCGAGTAAGGCAAAAGCATTATGTTTTTTCCCGGACGGCAAGTCCGTTATCTTTACCGATGACAAATTGCTACGCCGGGTGGATATCAAAAGCAGGAAAATCAAAACACTGTTGCAGGGGGAGCAGTTTTATGAGGTTGATATAGCGAAAGACGGCAAACGACTTACTGCCACGGTACGCGGCCTTACAGGATTCAAAGTACGAATATACGACTTACAAAGCAACTCAAACCATACGGTGTCAAGGGGGTGCTCAGCTAGCATCTCCCCGGATGGTAGCAAGGTTACTGTAAACGGCGGGAAGCACCGTATCCTCCATATACACCAATGGGACAGCCTGAAAAAGATCGGTCAGATACATGCTCCGACAGGTAAACAGTTTGACAATCAACTTTGGTCAAACAGCCCTCAGTGGTTGGTGAGCACCACAGAGGGGAAACGCAGAGACCTATTTCTTCATCACATTAACAGTGACAGTAGCTTCCAGATAACAACCAGTGGCGACTGTGATCGAGGCGATCTCTACGTAAGCCGAATGCTACCCTGA
- a CDS encoding sigma-54-dependent transcriptional regulator, whose amino-acid sequence MSKKNNITILLVDDEEINVQNVGHFLEQQGFSVTTATSGEKALSLLNQSHFDLVITDLKMGDVDGVQVMKTAKELHPEIEVIIVTGYATVNSAVEAMDQGAFYYLPKPIKLKELHALVLRATEKTLLRREIGRLKLRIGAQQGTTQFIGQNPAILELKDSIAHFAQLDCNILITGETGTGKELVARTIYELSPRSEKRFLPINCGAMTEELMANELFGHEKDAYTDAGSLRNGLLESANGGVVLFDEIGEMPLIMQVKLLRVLQEKTIIRVGGNKEIPIDIRLLAATNRDLKEEVQKGTFRQDLYYRLNVINLHIPPLRDRKDDIPLLVNYFLAKYSLPNTETKNFSKEAMKRLLDHDYPGNARELENIIERSLAICDDSEIQPHHLPADIYGHKSFHLSHVDTEKPHISLEENERDYILSILKGVDGNKTKAAKIIGIDRVSLWRKLKKYEKNGIATE is encoded by the coding sequence ATGTCTAAAAAAAATAATATTACTATCCTACTGGTTGATGATGAGGAAATAAACGTCCAGAATGTTGGTCATTTCCTTGAACAACAGGGGTTCAGTGTAACAACTGCGACCAGTGGTGAAAAAGCCTTGAGCCTGCTGAATCAGTCTCACTTTGATCTTGTGATAACGGATTTAAAGATGGGTGATGTCGATGGTGTCCAGGTGATGAAGACAGCAAAAGAACTTCACCCAGAGATTGAAGTTATCATTGTTACCGGCTATGCCACTGTAAACTCTGCCGTGGAAGCCATGGACCAGGGGGCATTCTATTACCTCCCTAAGCCAATAAAACTGAAAGAGCTACACGCTCTTGTTCTACGAGCTACTGAAAAAACTCTACTGCGACGTGAGATTGGTCGCCTCAAGCTACGCATTGGAGCGCAACAGGGAACAACCCAGTTCATTGGTCAGAATCCTGCAATTCTGGAACTCAAAGATTCAATAGCCCATTTTGCCCAGCTTGACTGCAACATCCTGATTACCGGTGAAACCGGAACTGGCAAGGAATTAGTGGCCAGGACCATCTATGAGCTGAGCCCAAGATCCGAAAAGAGATTTCTTCCAATCAACTGCGGAGCAATGACAGAAGAATTGATGGCAAACGAACTGTTTGGTCATGAAAAGGATGCCTACACCGACGCCGGAAGCCTCCGTAACGGTCTTCTTGAGTCTGCCAATGGTGGTGTGGTTCTTTTTGATGAGATTGGCGAAATGCCTCTGATTATGCAGGTAAAGCTATTGCGGGTGCTACAGGAGAAAACTATTATCCGAGTGGGAGGAAACAAAGAGATACCAATAGACATTCGTTTATTAGCTGCCACCAACCGGGATCTTAAAGAAGAGGTACAAAAAGGAACGTTCCGCCAGGATTTGTATTACAGGCTCAATGTCATTAACCTTCACATTCCTCCTCTTCGTGACAGAAAAGATGACATTCCTCTTTTGGTAAACTATTTTCTTGCAAAGTATTCCCTGCCTAACACAGAAACTAAAAATTTTTCCAAGGAAGCCATGAAGCGCCTGCTGGACCACGACTATCCCGGCAATGCTCGGGAGCTTGAAAATATCATCGAACGCTCTCTTGCCATCTGTGATGACTCTGAAATTCAGCCACATCACCTTCCAGCAGACATCTACGGACACAAAAGCTTCCACCTTTCACATGTAGACACAGAAAAACCCCATATTAGCCTTGAAGAAAATGAAAGGGACTATATCCTTTCAATTCTCAAAGGTGTTGATGGTAACAAGACAAAAGCTGCCAAAATAATTGGTATCGACAGGGTTTCTCTATGGAGAAAGCTGAAGAAATACGAAAAGAACGGTATCGCCACAGAGTAA
- a CDS encoding sensor histidine kinase, whose amino-acid sequence MFALNLRQKMIGCFCLHLLFYIIVGITFLKDFNMFNDDVTLLMHAGNLSNISLEIRRYEKNFIIRHDNTDFNKVLEYVDEAQQFVPQVIDDLQIMPHPTHLQDLTAKLTAYEETFKEFKGKCTIGQDVTVCPLREKVRSLGQELVNITEDLVLFEQNKMTVFIEKFTIRLINTVLFLVLLSVFTISLLYTSIVKPLKKVENAAIDIANGTFSRLSVDDKKGEVRSVLRAFNKMVTDLEEQQEQLFQAKKLSSIGTLASGTAHQINNPLNNISTSCQLALANMGDDKDSFVARMLKTIDQETQRAGEIVRGLLEFSRAHTFSSQPCQLAKIVNKVKLLVASEIPTGINIETDIPEDVVLYVDVQKMVEALLNLTINAIQAIPEPPGTVCIKAEKDEEQKKAVITVADTGTGIDPENLAKVFDPFFTTKTAGNGTGLGLAVVYGIIKKQGGSIRVESTKGTGTNFIITLPLHSEPAETMLPGKYSTSRGTNV is encoded by the coding sequence ATGTTCGCTTTAAATCTTCGCCAGAAGATGATTGGCTGTTTTTGCCTGCATCTGCTCTTCTACATCATTGTTGGGATCACGTTTTTAAAAGATTTCAACATGTTCAATGATGATGTCACCCTGCTTATGCATGCCGGCAATCTCAGCAATATAAGCCTTGAAATACGACGCTATGAGAAGAACTTCATCATTCGTCATGACAACACCGATTTCAACAAAGTTCTTGAATATGTAGATGAGGCACAACAATTTGTCCCCCAGGTCATTGATGATTTACAAATCATGCCACACCCGACACACCTGCAGGACCTTACCGCCAAACTGACGGCATATGAAGAGACATTCAAGGAATTCAAGGGAAAATGCACCATTGGACAGGATGTCACCGTCTGTCCCTTACGGGAAAAAGTTCGTAGCCTTGGACAGGAACTTGTCAACATCACTGAAGACCTTGTTCTTTTTGAACAAAATAAGATGACCGTCTTTATTGAGAAATTTACCATTCGACTTATAAACACTGTACTCTTTCTTGTACTTTTGTCTGTTTTCACCATTTCCCTCCTCTATACCTCAATCGTTAAGCCATTAAAAAAGGTTGAAAACGCTGCAATTGATATTGCCAATGGTACTTTTTCCCGGCTGTCTGTAGATGATAAAAAAGGAGAGGTTCGTAGTGTCCTGCGTGCCTTTAATAAAATGGTCACTGACCTGGAAGAGCAGCAGGAGCAGCTTTTCCAGGCCAAAAAACTTTCATCAATCGGCACCCTGGCATCTGGCACGGCCCATCAGATTAACAATCCCCTCAATAATATTTCCACCTCCTGCCAGCTGGCTCTTGCGAATATGGGTGATGATAAGGATTCTTTTGTTGCCAGGATGCTAAAAACCATCGATCAGGAAACACAGCGTGCTGGAGAAATTGTCCGTGGTCTGTTGGAATTTTCCAGAGCCCATACTTTTTCCTCTCAACCCTGTCAGCTAGCAAAAATCGTAAACAAAGTGAAACTCCTTGTTGCCAGTGAAATTCCAACAGGTATCAATATAGAGACGGATATCCCCGAAGATGTAGTACTCTACGTCGACGTGCAAAAAATGGTTGAAGCCCTGCTTAATCTTACAATCAATGCAATCCAGGCCATCCCTGAACCACCAGGGACTGTATGTATTAAAGCAGAAAAGGATGAAGAGCAAAAGAAGGCCGTTATCACCGTTGCTGATACCGGTACGGGAATAGATCCGGAAAATCTGGCCAAAGTTTTCGATCCATTTTTCACCACCAAAACCGCTGGCAATGGTACCGGACTTGGCCTGGCTGTCGTCTACGGCATTATCAAAAAACAGGGCGGTTCGATCAGGGTTGAATCAACAAAGGGGACAGGAACCAACTTCATCATAACCTTACCGCTTCACTCTGAACCTGCAGAAACAATGCTGCCCGGAAAGTATTCAACATCCAGAGGTACCAATGTCTAA